A genome region from Clostridium pasteurianum includes the following:
- a CDS encoding carbohydrate ABC transporter permease codes for MTKYGKILKLIQYAILILFMLCVIVPIIYIISSSFMGQAEVKDTVENYKFHVIPDSFTLIQYYEVLLRKPDFLLKFWNSIILTMPIILGQIVVSVLGAYAFGKINFRYKNKIFFLFILLMVMPYQVTLVPIYIMLKKMNLVGTYSSVILPNIFSTFGVFLLTQFIKGIPDEQCQSAKIDGANHIQILLKIIVPQCKGAIASLAILCFVDNWNMIEQPLILLDDKEQPMSTFLSQINQTSIALAFACGVLFIIPAMLIFLKGEKALLEGIQHLDSK; via the coding sequence ATGACAAAATATGGTAAGATTTTAAAGCTAATCCAGTATGCAATACTAATTTTATTTATGCTTTGCGTGATTGTGCCAATAATTTATATAATTTCTAGTTCGTTTATGGGGCAAGCTGAAGTCAAAGATACGGTTGAAAACTATAAATTTCATGTTATTCCAGATTCATTTACTTTAATCCAATATTATGAAGTCCTTCTTAGAAAACCAGATTTCTTATTAAAATTTTGGAATTCTATAATATTAACAATGCCTATAATTTTGGGACAGATAGTAGTATCGGTTTTAGGAGCGTATGCATTTGGCAAAATAAATTTTCGCTATAAGAATAAAATATTTTTTCTGTTTATTTTACTTATGGTGATGCCATATCAAGTTACACTTGTACCTATTTATATAATGTTAAAAAAGATGAATTTGGTTGGAACTTATAGTTCAGTTATATTGCCAAATATTTTTTCTACATTTGGTGTGTTTTTATTGACACAATTTATAAAGGGTATTCCAGATGAACAGTGCCAGTCAGCTAAGATTGATGGAGCTAATCATATACAGATATTATTAAAGATTATTGTTCCTCAATGCAAGGGTGCTATAGCTTCACTTGCAATTCTTTGCTTTGTAGATAATTGGAATATGATAGAACAACCTTTAATTTTACTTGATGATAAAGAGCAACCTATGTCTACTTTTTTATCACAAATAAATCAGACCTCTATAGCTTTGGCTTTTGCTTGTGGAGTATTGTTTATAATACCGGCAATGTTGATTTTCTTAAAGGGTGAAAAGGCATTGCTAGAAGGAATACAGCATCTTGATAGTAAGTAG
- a CDS encoding carbohydrate ABC transporter permease: MKYSKRENINGYIFSAPSIIGFLLFFGIPFIISLFYCFTKGVGDVEYVGFQNFIDLFKNSSFRLAVKNTILFNLVSVPLVMIVSLLITLILNSKLKGGSFFRTTLTIPLVIPVASVALIWQIIFAQTGFLNQVLKKFGVIGPDYLNSKWAFVILVLLYIWKNCGYNMIIFLAGLNNIPKEYYEAASIDGCSKIGAFFKITLPLLIPTIFFVFIISIINSLRIYREAYILLGEYPDSSVYMLQHFMNNNFTNLNYQRLSTASVIVFVFIALVLGLLFRLQKKYEV, from the coding sequence GTGAAATACAGCAAGAGAGAAAATATAAATGGATATATTTTTTCAGCACCATCAATAATAGGATTTCTCTTATTTTTTGGTATACCTTTTATAATAAGTTTATTCTATTGTTTTACAAAAGGTGTAGGTGATGTAGAGTATGTAGGTTTTCAAAATTTTATTGATTTGTTTAAAAATAGTTCTTTTAGGTTAGCTGTTAAAAATACAATATTATTCAACTTAGTAAGTGTACCACTGGTTATGATAGTTTCTCTGTTAATTACATTGATTTTAAATAGTAAACTGAAGGGAGGATCTTTTTTTAGAACAACATTGACAATACCACTTGTTATTCCAGTAGCATCTGTAGCATTGATATGGCAAATTATATTTGCACAAACTGGGTTTTTGAATCAGGTATTAAAGAAATTTGGCGTAATTGGACCGGATTACCTCAATAGTAAATGGGCATTTGTAATCCTTGTTCTATTATATATATGGAAAAATTGTGGTTACAATATGATTATATTTCTTGCAGGATTAAATAATATACCTAAAGAATATTATGAAGCTGCATCTATTGATGGATGCAGCAAGATTGGTGCTTTTTTTAAGATAACACTACCACTATTAATTCCTACAATATTTTTTGTTTTTATAATCTCAATAATAAATTCATTAAGAATATATAGGGAAGCTTATATTCTCTTAGGAGAGTATCCAGATTCTAGTGTGTATATGCTTCAGCATTTTATGAATAATAATTTTACTAATTTAAACTATCAAAGACTTTCTACAGCTTCTGTTATAGTTTTTGTTTTTATAGCGCTTGTACTTGGTTTATTATTTAGATTACAAAAAAAGTACGAGGTATAG
- a CDS encoding extracellular solute-binding protein: MIKRRAVLVILLIVAVLIIGFYPVVFKHKVDAQKSNVLKLYLAGDGENYDKRMDAIIREFQNKYPNIKIQKVMFDTNKNGGIEGYVKKMLTDTLAGDGPDILVLDNMSTRKLEKSEMLLDLKPLIEKDKDFKKSDYNMKVMQAGLYNGKQLIMPIDYYVNQYITTNKLLKDNNIKLKNSCSQNDFMNELDEYINSTNEDKNKYLFSTPMDIEDFLVSSGEKFIDYDNKKVYFDKPEFKRIIENYKKIYNSSKKESDLAGISGVNGLEDLKNGDVLFSNDPIDMRDTFFIYESLVNQYIGEKEIINAMPSYKGGDKITAIVGNSLAISKNAKNKQAAYNFIKIAISQDIQGSRKLPSYIPINKKAARDLENKYMKDEVNSAYEYSKDVTIVKQPLSDNFQRYYNNVLDNLSGAQVTDYEVEQTMMKCLTPYFEDRSSYENCVRILENKIKLYLNE, translated from the coding sequence ATGATAAAGAGGAGAGCTGTATTAGTTATACTTTTGATAGTTGCTGTGTTAATTATTGGATTTTATCCTGTTGTTTTTAAACATAAAGTAGATGCCCAAAAAAGTAATGTTTTGAAACTCTATTTAGCTGGAGATGGTGAAAATTATGATAAAAGAATGGATGCAATTATTAGAGAATTTCAAAATAAATATCCTAATATAAAGATTCAAAAAGTGATGTTTGATACTAATAAAAATGGTGGAATAGAAGGATATGTGAAAAAAATGCTTACAGATACTTTAGCTGGAGACGGTCCAGATATATTAGTTTTAGATAATATGAGTACCAGAAAATTGGAGAAATCAGAAATGCTTCTTGATTTAAAGCCTTTAATCGAAAAAGATAAGGATTTTAAGAAAAGTGACTATAATATGAAGGTTATGCAAGCTGGTTTATATAATGGAAAACAGTTAATAATGCCAATTGATTATTATGTTAATCAATATATAACAACAAATAAGCTTTTAAAAGATAACAATATTAAGTTAAAAAACAGTTGTTCACAAAACGATTTTATGAATGAATTAGACGAATATATTAACTCGACTAATGAAGATAAAAATAAGTATCTCTTCTCCACACCCATGGATATAGAAGATTTTTTGGTTAGCAGCGGTGAAAAATTTATAGATTATGATAATAAAAAAGTGTATTTTGATAAACCAGAGTTTAAGAGAATAATTGAAAACTATAAAAAAATATATAATTCATCTAAAAAGGAATCAGACCTTGCAGGTATTTCTGGCGTTAATGGTCTAGAGGATTTAAAAAATGGAGATGTTTTATTTTCAAATGATCCTATTGATATGCGTGATACTTTTTTTATATATGAATCTTTGGTTAATCAATATATAGGAGAAAAGGAAATTATAAATGCAATGCCAAGCTATAAAGGAGGTGATAAGATTACGGCTATTGTAGGTAATTCATTAGCTATAAGTAAAAATGCTAAGAATAAGCAAGCAGCCTATAACTTTATAAAGATTGCTATATCTCAAGATATACAAGGATCACGTAAATTACCATCATATATACCTATTAATAAAAAAGCTGCAAGAGACTTAGAAAATAAGTATATGAAGGATGAAGTTAATAGTGCATATGAATACAGCAAGGATGTAACAATTGTAAAGCAACCTTTATCAGATAATTTTCAAAGATATTACAATAATGTACTTGATAATTTAAGTGGTGCACAAGTTACTGATTATGAAGTGGAACAGACAATGATGAAATGTTTAACACCATATTTTGAAGATAGGTCATCTTATGAAAATTGTGTCAGAATTTTAGAAAATAAAATTAAATTATATCTTAATGAGTAG
- a CDS encoding sensor histidine kinase: MLKIRSRIAVLYSFLTILSIIFCIVLFFSFLKFNIYKNPIISSIIFNGESTGNTISAPKKRSIKNSNRNIVILRKKNSNKDFNNTIPKGIVNNKVTSFSENKLEKVIITNLYSRFFIIIGIVIIIISFVNFILSKKYASFALKPLIEFTTMVKHQSNLKTIELIAPQKVKDEIYDLTEAYNDALKKIKSSYENMQQLNSYVSHELRNSLAVLRGKIEIGEDSSETTKYIDRLNCIISDILAMSTSSLSTNKENVDLALVCAKIVDEYSVVFKNLKFDIPEDGVETIKGREIWIERCIVNLIDNSIKFIDKNKDSNEIDIKVYENDKNVVAEIYDNGIGIEEDEFDKIFIPYYGSKSRTSTGIGLAYVKHVMNLHGGEVLVESRKGEYTKFSLVFRKYEC, from the coding sequence ATGCTCAAAATAAGGAGCAGAATTGCAGTATTGTATAGTTTCCTTACAATACTTTCAATTATTTTTTGTATAGTTTTATTTTTCTCATTTTTAAAGTTTAATATATATAAGAATCCTATTATATCAAGTATTATTTTTAATGGTGAAAGTACAGGAAATACAATATCAGCACCCAAAAAGAGGAGTATTAAAAATTCTAATAGAAATATTGTTATTTTAAGAAAAAAAAACTCAAATAAGGATTTTAATAATACGATTCCAAAAGGCATAGTAAATAATAAAGTTACAAGTTTTTCTGAAAATAAACTTGAAAAAGTAATTATTACAAATTTGTATAGTAGATTTTTTATAATTATAGGAATAGTGATAATTATAATTTCATTTGTTAATTTTATTTTAAGTAAAAAATATGCCTCATTTGCTTTGAAACCATTAATTGAATTTACAACAATGGTTAAGCATCAAAGCAATCTTAAAACTATAGAACTTATTGCCCCCCAAAAAGTTAAAGATGAGATTTATGATTTGACAGAAGCCTATAACGATGCTTTGAAAAAAATAAAGTCATCTTATGAAAACATGCAGCAATTAAACTCTTATGTATCTCATGAATTAAGAAATTCTTTAGCTGTTTTAAGAGGCAAAATTGAAATAGGGGAAGATAGTAGTGAAACAACAAAATACATAGATAGATTAAATTGTATTATAAGTGATATATTAGCTATGTCCACTTCTAGTTTATCTACTAATAAAGAAAATGTAGATTTAGCATTGGTTTGTGCAAAAATTGTTGATGAGTATTCTGTAGTATTCAAAAATTTAAAATTTGATATACCTGAGGATGGTGTTGAAACAATTAAGGGAAGAGAAATTTGGATAGAAAGATGTATTGTTAATCTTATTGATAATTCTATAAAATTCATAGATAAAAATAAAGATAGCAATGAAATAGATATTAAGGTATATGAGAATGATAAAAATGTTGTTGCAGAAATATATGATAATGGTATTGGTATTGAGGAAGATGAATTTGATAAAATATTTATACCATACTATGGAAGTAAAAGTCGAACAAGTACTGGAATTGGTCTTGCTTATGTAAAGCACGTAATGAATTTACATGGAGGCGAAGTTTTAGTTGAAAGTAGAAAAGGAGAATATACTAAATTCTCTTTAGTATTTAGAAAATATGAATGTTAA
- a CDS encoding response regulator transcription factor, with protein sequence MKLLIVEDDKELSRVLVKGLEKYEYVSDVAFDGEEGLYYIETNVYDAVILDINLPKIDGITLCRNIREKFINTPIIMLTARTDTEDKILGLDSGADDYLGKPFELKELSARLRALIRRNYNKSSNVVKIGNLTVNGEEKTVKVKDDIIELTAREYDILELLSYSYPNIVSAEKIIEHVWDSSTNEFTNVIRVHIANLRRKLKHKNGEELIETIKGRGYKICSK encoded by the coding sequence ATGAAATTATTAATTGTTGAAGATGACAAAGAGTTAAGTAGGGTATTAGTTAAAGGATTAGAAAAGTATGAATATGTATCTGATGTTGCGTTTGATGGAGAGGAAGGCTTATATTACATAGAAACGAATGTATATGATGCTGTTATTTTGGATATTAATCTTCCTAAAATAGATGGAATAACTCTTTGTAGAAATATTCGAGAAAAGTTTATAAATACACCTATAATAATGTTAACCGCTAGAACAGATACTGAAGATAAGATACTTGGGTTAGATAGTGGAGCAGATGACTATTTAGGAAAACCTTTTGAATTAAAAGAGTTAAGTGCAAGGCTTAGAGCATTAATCAGACGTAATTACAATAAGTCATCTAATGTTGTGAAAATAGGAAATTTAACTGTAAATGGTGAAGAAAAAACTGTAAAGGTGAAAGATGATATTATTGAGCTGACAGCACGAGAATATGATATATTAGAGTTACTAAGTTACAGCTATCCTAATATAGTATCTGCTGAAAAAATTATCGAACATGTATGGGATAGCAGTACAAATGAATTTACAAATGTAATTAGAGTGCATATTGCCAATTTAAGAAGAAAATTAAAACATAAAAATGGAGAAGAGTTAATTGAAACTATAAAAGGAAGAGGGTACAAGATATGCTCAAAATAA
- a CDS encoding CA_C0660 family putative sactipeptide bacteriocin, protein MKLVNPAGRDITTFSTEVNRCACTCAGTWASQSVSGDDGTCNCHWYSSDNLNVNLNTVIFGV, encoded by the coding sequence ATGAAATTAGTAAATCCAGCAGGAAGAGATATTACAACATTTTCAACAGAGGTAAATCGTTGTGCATGTACGTGTGCAGGTACATGGGCATCACAATCGGTTTCGGGAGATGATGGAACATGTAACTGCCACTGGTATAGTTCTGATAATCTAAATGTAAATTTAAACACAGTTATTTTTGGTGTATAA